The Zestosphaera sp. genome includes a window with the following:
- a CDS encoding ABC transporter permease, producing the protein MSKPTHLVTSLIDFWRVYKRNGLGVVGLAIIVFFTVIGLLAPVIVTQDPYKTDPSKYMLPPNFEHWFGTNEVGQDLFALNIYGSRISIIVGILAALVAVTIGTSVGLVSGYFGGVVDEILMRITDLFLVIPPLILMIVVGAILGPSLINVILIIGVLSWSPTARVVRSMVLSIKEWPYVESARALGASNPRIIFRHILPNVMPVVYANMALATSNAIFSHAALVFLGVGNVNDISWGMILHYAFASGALSTGRWWYFVPPGMFILLLIYAFVLVSYSLEEVLNPRLRRT; encoded by the coding sequence ATGTCGAAACCAACTCATCTCGTAACTTCATTAATTGATTTCTGGAGGGTGTATAAGAGGAACGGGTTGGGAGTAGTCGGGCTAGCTATAATAGTGTTCTTCACAGTTATCGGTCTTCTAGCGCCCGTCATAGTCACGCAAGATCCGTACAAAACTGATCCCTCTAAGTACATGCTACCCCCTAACTTCGAACACTGGTTCGGCACCAACGAGGTAGGTCAAGATCTCTTCGCTCTCAACATCTACGGCTCGAGGATATCTATAATAGTGGGCATCCTCGCCGCGCTAGTCGCCGTGACCATAGGCACTTCTGTAGGACTAGTCAGCGGTTATTTCGGGGGTGTGGTGGATGAGATCTTGATGAGGATCACAGACCTCTTCCTCGTTATACCTCCTCTGATCTTGATGATAGTCGTGGGTGCAATCTTAGGACCTAGTTTAATCAACGTCATTTTGATTATAGGTGTCCTGAGTTGGAGTCCCACAGCTCGGGTCGTGCGGTCCATGGTCCTATCGATAAAGGAATGGCCGTACGTTGAGTCAGCTAGGGCTCTCGGAGCTAGTAACCCCAGGATAATCTTCAGGCACATACTACCTAATGTAATGCCTGTAGTGTATGCTAACATGGCATTAGCGACATCCAACGCCATATTCTCTCATGCTGCACTAGTGTTCCTCGGTGTGGGAAACGTTAATGACATAAGCTGGGGAATGATACTTCACTACGCCTTCGCCTCCGGAGCGCTCTCAACGGGAAGGTGGTGGTACTTTGTTCCGCCAGGCATGTTCATCTTACTCCTCATATATGCATTCGTCTTAGTAAGCTACTCACTAGAGGAGGTCCTGAACCCAAGGCTTAGGCGCACCTGA
- a CDS encoding ABC transporter permease — MVSKYVAYILRRMVASLIAIFAIVTINFILFRVLPGNPIQLLFRNPRLTLEQIRTLERQFGLDRPLLDQFFIYLANVMQGNLGISFFYKTSVTDVLIPRIINTIVLVLPATITAILLGVLTGMIAAWRRASKTDVVIMTTAMGLYSLPTFWLGGVLILLSIYYIKLPISGMLTYGVTYPDLTSYLLDFLRHFILPYTTLTLVTYGEFTIILRSALIDVLTEDYIMAARAQGIPTYRLLSRYALRNAMLPTVSIIAINLGLVVAGAVLTETVFSWPGVGRLIYDAILNRDYPILQGAFIIVTISVVLANLIADIIYGYLDPRVRR; from the coding sequence GTGGTTTCGAAGTACGTTGCCTACATACTAAGAAGGATGGTAGCAAGCTTAATAGCTATTTTTGCTATAGTGACAATCAACTTTATCTTATTTCGTGTTCTTCCAGGCAATCCAATACAGCTTCTGTTCAGAAATCCTAGACTCACTTTAGAGCAGATAAGGACTCTTGAGAGGCAGTTCGGACTAGACAGACCGTTGCTAGATCAATTCTTCATATACTTAGCTAACGTAATGCAGGGAAATCTGGGGATCTCGTTCTTCTATAAGACGTCGGTTACAGACGTACTGATACCTAGGATAATTAACACAATAGTCTTGGTGTTGCCAGCCACCATCACAGCCATACTCCTAGGCGTTCTTACAGGAATGATTGCAGCTTGGAGGAGGGCGAGCAAGACCGATGTAGTCATCATGACAACCGCTATGGGTCTCTACTCGCTACCCACATTCTGGCTCGGTGGGGTTCTAATACTTCTCTCCATATACTATATTAAGCTTCCCATCTCAGGGATGCTGACGTACGGCGTCACGTACCCTGACCTCACCTCCTACCTGCTGGACTTCCTCAGGCACTTCATACTGCCTTACACAACCCTGACCCTAGTTACCTACGGAGAGTTCACCATCATCTTGAGAAGCGCTTTGATAGACGTTCTAACTGAAGATTATATAATGGCAGCGAGAGCCCAGGGAATTCCAACCTACAGACTCTTAAGCAGGTATGCCCTGAGAAACGCTATGTTACCAACAGTAAGTATAATAGCTATAAACTTAGGCCTAGTGGTGGCTGGTGCGGTTCTAACTGAGACCGTCTTCTCTTGGCCGGGCGTCGGCAGGCTCATCTATGACGCCATACTGAATCGCGACTACCCAATACTTCAAGGAGCGTTCATAATAGTGACTATATCTGTGGTTCTAGCGAACCTCATAGCTGACATAATCTACGGGTATCTAGACCCAAGGGTGAGACGGTAA
- a CDS encoding MoaD/ThiS family protein: MVRVVVVFIGSLADVIGAHAEMVEVPTDAVTVKGLIDYLQRLKPLLSKFLEASPLLQVFVNDVEAAYCKVLKNGDRVTIMLPLYEGG; encoded by the coding sequence GTGGTCAGAGTTGTGGTTGTTTTCATAGGTTCTTTAGCCGACGTGATCGGTGCGCATGCGGAGATGGTAGAGGTACCGACGGATGCGGTTACCGTTAAGGGGCTCATCGATTACTTGCAGCGTCTGAAACCTTTGTTGTCTAAGTTCTTGGAGGCGAGTCCTCTCCTTCAGGTTTTCGTTAATGATGTTGAGGCGGCTTACTGCAAAGTGTTAAAGAACGGGGATAGAGTGACCATAATGCTACCGCTCTATGAGGGTGGCTAG